A window from Sphingobacteriia bacterium encodes these proteins:
- a CDS encoding MFS transporter: MKYKMLLAVIMGNILEFYDFMIFAHLSTVIGPLFFPSDSPDKSHLAILGVFALSNISRLVGAIYFGSMADKEGRKEAVAKTVLLMSLPTLLIGLMPTYATIGVLATIIMIGLRFMQGVAMGGEYNNSGLLLMENFPKNKGIVSGILSSSCQVGSLIALGLVYIVLMFREIEWLWRATFIFGSVFGLISYRLRRVIMESDEFKLFEANKKVKRSADTEGFKEIFKDYRNFIALIAVGGLVGALVWIPITFTNFYVTKTLKLPNEIGLDATLTAIITYIISCVVMGYIADKFKPIKVMLIACMGLIVFAYPLFGFLVKQNFTAFQILITLFTGAFVGPVHAFTVNLYSVNKRGRAVSLGFGLGVGIIGSTTPIVAPYLIEVTGSHYAPAMYLMVLSALAFLSMVKSKQFSDLQEEEEEEEELSLSASK, translated from the coding sequence ATGAAATATAAAATGCTGCTTGCTGTTATAATGGGTAATATCTTAGAATTTTATGATTTTATGATATTTGCTCATCTTTCTACTGTTATTGGTCCTTTATTCTTCCCAAGTGATAGTCCTGATAAATCTCACTTAGCTATACTTGGTGTTTTTGCATTAAGTAATATTTCACGCCTTGTAGGTGCAATATATTTTGGTAGTATGGCTGATAAAGAAGGTCGTAAAGAAGCTGTAGCTAAAACTGTATTACTAATGAGTCTTCCAACATTACTTATTGGATTAATGCCTACATATGCAACTATTGGAGTACTAGCTACTATTATTATGATTGGTCTTCGCTTCATGCAAGGTGTTGCAATGGGGGGAGAATACAATAACTCAGGTTTATTACTTATGGAAAACTTCCCTAAGAATAAAGGAATAGTCAGTGGTATACTTTCAAGTTCATGCCAAGTTGGTAGTTTAATAGCTCTTGGATTAGTATATATTGTTTTAATGTTCCGTGAGATTGAATGGTTATGGCGTGCAACCTTTATTTTCGGTAGTGTATTCGGCTTAATTTCATATAGATTAAGAAGAGTAATCATGGAAAGTGATGAATTTAAACTTTTCGAAGCTAACAAAAAAGTTAAACGTAGTGCGGATACAGAAGGATTTAAAGAAATATTTAAAGATTACCGTAACTTCATAGCTCTTATAGCAGTGGGTGGTTTAGTTGGTGCATTAGTATGGATCCCAATAACTTTTACAAATTTTTACGTAACTAAAACCTTAAAGTTACCTAATGAGATAGGATTAGATGCAACTTTAACTGCAATTATTACTTATATTATTTCTTGTGTAGTAATGGGATATATCGCAGATAAATTTAAACCAATTAAAGTAATGTTAATTGCATGTATGGGATTGATTGTTTTCGCTTATCCATTATTTGGGTTTTTAGTAAAACAAAATTTCACTGCATTCCAAATTTTAATTACATTATTTACAGGTGCTTTCGTAGGGCCAGTACATGCGTTTACTGTAAATTTATATAGCGTTAATAAACGTGGTAGAGCGGTATCACTTGGATTTGGTTTAGGTGTAGGAATTATTGGTAGTACAACACCGATAGTTGCGCCTTACTTAATTGAAGTAACAGGAAGCCATTATGCGCCTGCAATGTATTTAATGGTACTTAGTGCTTTAGCTTTCCTTTCAATGGTAAAGTCAAAACAATTTAGTGATTTACAAGAAGAAGAAGAAGAAGAAGAAGAATTAAGTTTATCTGCTTCAAAATAA
- the tpiA gene encoding triose-phosphate isomerase: MPGKIIIANWKMNGNFSLAHEINNYLVKMVNAPNKIIICTPSIFFNYFDHQKVNLGAQDISVIEEEYGAYTGEISGKLLKYSGCEHVLIGHSERRQYFNENNEILNKKLQNALKFNIQPIFCVGETKEEYDKQLTAKVLEDQLKIIKNLPVTDQLKVIIAYEPVWSIGTGLIPDLKYISKVKDIINKLFEKNLKIVYGGSVNTGNANEILNSWPIDGALIGGASLKLPDFKKIISFAE, translated from the coding sequence ATGCCAGGTAAAATTATTATAGCTAATTGGAAAATGAACGGTAATTTTTCTTTAGCTCATGAAATAAATAATTATCTAGTTAAAATGGTAAATGCGCCAAATAAAATAATTATTTGTACCCCTAGCATTTTCTTTAATTATTTTGATCATCAAAAAGTAAATCTAGGAGCGCAAGATATTTCAGTTATTGAAGAAGAATACGGCGCATATACAGGAGAAATAAGTGGTAAATTATTAAAATACTCTGGTTGTGAGCATGTTTTAATAGGTCATTCTGAAAGAAGACAATATTTCAATGAAAATAATGAAATTTTAAATAAAAAATTACAAAATGCTTTAAAATTTAATATACAACCAATATTTTGCGTTGGTGAAACAAAAGAAGAATATGATAAGCAATTAACGGCAAAAGTACTTGAAGATCAGCTAAAAATAATAAAAAACTTACCAGTTACTGATCAATTAAAAGTAATAATTGCTTATGAACCAGTTTGGTCAATCGGCACGGGCCTTATACCGGATTTAAAATATATTTCTAAAGTTAAAGATATTATTAATAAGTTATTTGAAAAAAATTTAAAAATAGTGTATGGTGGCTCAGTAAATACAGGTAATGCTAATGAAATACTAAATTCATGGCCAATTGATGGAGCCTTGATTGGGGGAGCAAGTCTTAAGCTTCCCGATTTTAAGAAAATAATTAGTTTTGCCGAATAA
- the secG gene encoding preprotein translocase subunit SecG: METILLIIQIVVTLLLIVVVILQKTGSDSVGNLSGGANNFVQSSSGSNFFTKTTAILAAIFMINSLGLSIVMDKKNHSDSLIEKIESKSAEDKENADIENIRK; the protein is encoded by the coding sequence ATGGAAACAATATTACTTATAATTCAAATAGTTGTAACTTTATTACTTATTGTAGTAGTCATACTTCAAAAAACTGGCAGTGATAGCGTAGGTAATTTAAGCGGAGGAGCTAATAATTTTGTTCAGTCCTCAAGTGGTAGTAACTTTTTTACTAAAACTACTGCAATTTTAGCAGCTATATTCATGATAAATAGTTTAGGTTTATCAATTGTTATGGATAAAAAAAATCATTCAGATTCTCTTATAGAAAAAATTGAAAGTAAATCTGCTGAGGATAAAGAGAACGCAGATATAGAAAATATCAGAAAATAA
- a CDS encoding dual specificity protein phosphatase family protein: MYNILKFLVFLLISSNVLAETAENYVFRYDITSFLSLVPKNFRIIGPSDILPNLEAPVSASGQFSERQLLYVKDLASKRNKQLVIIDLRGEPHGFINGLPVLLVAKKFGETVQIDKSKILGKKVKIYFRDSKEYTEVLVKEFWTEEELARKHDIEYISIKVRDLHKPHISMVKQFVDYLNDIPKNHWVHIHCRAGKGRTTTFLMIYTILNYSQDFTLEQMIAHHRIMGGVDLSVDTAMQKERIYRELALERAIFINNLFYELKKQEINGLKDDY, from the coding sequence GTGTACAATATATTAAAATTTTTAGTATTTTTATTAATTTCTAGCAATGTTTTAGCGGAAACAGCAGAGAATTATGTTTTTCGTTATGACATCACTTCTTTTCTATCTTTAGTACCAAAAAATTTTAGAATTATAGGTCCGTCAGATATTTTACCAAATTTAGAAGCTCCAGTTTCCGCAAGCGGACAATTTTCAGAGAGGCAATTGTTATATGTTAAAGACCTTGCTAGTAAAAGAAATAAGCAATTAGTGATAATAGATCTTAGAGGTGAGCCTCATGGATTTATAAATGGTTTACCAGTTTTATTGGTTGCAAAAAAATTTGGTGAAACAGTTCAAATTGATAAATCTAAAATATTAGGAAAAAAAGTTAAAATATATTTTAGGGATTCAAAAGAATATACAGAAGTTTTAGTAAAAGAATTTTGGACCGAAGAAGAGTTAGCAAGAAAGCATGATATAGAATATATTTCAATTAAAGTTAGAGATTTGCATAAACCACATATTTCTATGGTTAAACAATTTGTTGATTACTTAAATGATATTCCTAAGAATCATTGGGTACACATTCATTGCAGAGCAGGAAAGGGACGTACAACTACTTTTTTAATGATTTACACTATATTAAATTACTCTCAAGATTTTACTTTAGAGCAAATGATCGCACATCATAGAATTATGGGTGGAGTAGATTTAAGTGTAGATACTGCTATGCAGAAAGAACGTATATATCGTGAATTAGCTTTAGAAAGAGCTATATTTATAAATAATTTATTTTATGAACTTAAAAAACAAGAAATTAATGGCTTAAAAGATGACTATTGA
- a CDS encoding FkbM family methyltransferase, with protein MHLTELLNITKIQFIDIGTKDGIFKPLENYKQFLDIALFEPNKKFFDSLEIKYQDYSNINVFNLAVSNFKGQANFYQTKMNSACSLLEPLSSELNKLNMKAFNVKEQKEVEVNFLDNLVYKENKINYKLPTILKIDAQGADLKILEGGKKFISESVFGIICEISFISRYKGEPKPYQIFEFMENNGFILIKFTNHKYLENLPNGLKEKLFFSDGIFIKENLFGEINETNKNLINIINELFLIQ; from the coding sequence ATGCATTTAACCGAGCTACTTAATATAACCAAAATTCAATTCATCGATATTGGAACTAAAGATGGAATATTTAAGCCATTAGAGAATTATAAGCAATTTTTGGATATCGCACTTTTTGAACCCAATAAAAAGTTTTTTGATAGTTTAGAAATTAAATACCAGGATTATTCCAATATTAATGTATTTAATTTAGCTGTATCAAATTTTAAGGGTCAGGCTAATTTTTATCAAACTAAAATGAATAGCGCTTGTTCCTTACTTGAACCACTTTCTAGTGAATTAAATAAGCTAAATATGAAAGCTTTTAACGTTAAAGAACAAAAAGAAGTTGAAGTAAATTTTTTAGATAATTTAGTATATAAAGAAAATAAAATTAATTATAAATTACCTACTATTTTAAAAATTGATGCCCAAGGCGCTGATTTAAAGATACTTGAGGGTGGAAAAAAATTTATTTCCGAATCCGTGTTTGGGATTATTTGCGAGATTAGCTTTATAAGCAGATATAAAGGTGAGCCTAAACCTTATCAAATATTTGAATTCATGGAAAATAATGGGTTCATTTTGATTAAATTTACTAATCATAAGTATCTTGAAAATTTACCAAATGGTTTAAAAGAAAAATTATTTTTCAGCGATGGAATATTTATAAAAGAAAATTTGTTTGGCGAAATCAATGAAACAAATAAGAATTTAATTAATATAATAAATGAATTGTTTTTAATTCAATAA
- a CDS encoding DUF2145 domain-containing protein, producing MLKTILCLFSILLPITSFAGTSCEQKAISAQEILNASNAAIGLKNFLNKHDPEVAIIARVGSNAAKYGIKFTHGAYVLKQGNSSAWKVVHLLNKCGSNKSDIYDQGLMNFYLDDLHTMETLVIIPEKNLQKSLAKVLNSSTKLVVHHPHYSTIAYPFSLKYQNSNQWLLEALTMAENQSINNRQEAQHYLKNNNYVPSKIAIGGFEQLGANLFKSSVSFDDHPKEENASGKFSVVTVDSILNYLKKNKLLIKAYALK from the coding sequence ATGTTAAAAACAATTCTTTGCTTATTTTCTATATTACTTCCGATAACCAGTTTTGCTGGAACAAGCTGTGAACAAAAAGCAATTTCAGCTCAAGAAATATTAAATGCAAGTAATGCCGCTATAGGCTTAAAAAACTTTTTAAATAAACATGATCCAGAAGTAGCTATTATTGCACGAGTCGGTTCAAATGCTGCTAAATATGGGATAAAATTTACCCATGGAGCATATGTACTTAAACAAGGTAACAGTAGTGCATGGAAAGTTGTACATTTATTAAATAAATGTGGTAGTAATAAATCAGACATTTATGATCAAGGTTTAATGAATTTTTATCTTGATGATTTACATACTATGGAAACTTTAGTAATCATTCCGGAAAAAAATTTACAAAAATCATTAGCTAAAGTTTTAAATTCATCGACTAAATTAGTTGTACACCATCCGCATTACAGCACTATTGCTTATCCGTTTTCACTCAAATATCAAAATAGTAATCAATGGCTACTAGAAGCTTTAACTATGGCTGAAAATCAAAGTATTAACAATCGACAAGAAGCTCAGCATTATTTAAAAAATAATAATTATGTACCTTCCAAAATTGCTATAGGTGGTTTTGAGCAATTAGGAGCCAATTTATTCAAATCAAGTGTCAGTTTTGATGATCACCCTAAAGAAGAAAATGCATCTGGAAAATTTTCTGTAGTTACAGTTGATTCCATACTTAATTATCTTAAGAAAAATAAGCTACTAATTAAAGCATACGCTTTAAAATAA
- a CDS encoding CTP synthase has protein sequence MAKKFIFITGGVVSSLGKGLASSSLAVLLQAHGYSVRLRKLDPYLNIDPGTMSPYEHGEVFVTEDGAETDLDLGHYERFTGVNARKGDNVTTGKIYSNLLEKERRGDYLGKTVQVIPHVTDLIKEFILEDPDDVDFMLCEIGGTVGDIEALPFFEAIRQLRYQIGEENTLYMHLTLVPYVAAARELKTKPTQHSVKELRAIGIQPNILLCRADRDINISEREKIALFCNIEVESVIPALDVSTIYQAPISYHEYGLDKQVLKHFKIKYKVPDLRTWEEIVEKINSPKHQVRIAIVGKYNRLKDAYKSLIEALNHGGIANNTKVTLRWINARSLNEDNIEDKMVDIDGILVPGGFGKDGVQGKIVAIKYARENNIPYLGICLGMQLSVIEAARNLLGFEDANSTEFNQNTDHPVVGLMTEWQLNDGSKNFVDSKNMGGTMRLGSYDCVIETKSLAYKIYKSNAIKERHRHRYEVNGAYIQAFKKHKIIFSGMSPDNKLPEIVENRNNDFFIGVQFHPELKSKPTFPHPLFASYIEAAKKYNKKKNG, from the coding sequence ATGGCCAAAAAGTTTATTTTTATTACCGGTGGAGTTGTATCTTCTTTAGGGAAAGGACTCGCCTCATCCAGCCTTGCTGTACTTTTACAAGCTCATGGCTATTCTGTAAGATTAAGAAAATTAGATCCATATTTGAATATTGATCCTGGCACTATGAGTCCATATGAACATGGTGAGGTTTTTGTTACTGAAGATGGAGCAGAAACAGATCTAGATCTAGGACATTATGAGAGATTTACCGGTGTTAATGCAAGAAAAGGTGATAACGTAACCACAGGAAAAATTTATTCTAATTTATTAGAAAAAGAAAGAAGAGGTGATTATTTAGGTAAAACAGTTCAGGTTATTCCACATGTTACTGATTTAATTAAAGAATTTATTCTAGAAGATCCTGATGATGTAGATTTCATGTTGTGTGAAATTGGAGGCACAGTTGGGGATATCGAAGCTCTTCCATTCTTTGAAGCAATAAGACAACTAAGATATCAAATTGGTGAAGAAAATACTCTATATATGCATTTAACATTAGTGCCATATGTAGCTGCAGCTCGTGAACTTAAAACAAAACCTACTCAACATTCTGTAAAAGAATTAAGAGCAATTGGTATTCAACCAAATATACTTTTATGCAGAGCAGATCGTGATATTAATATTTCTGAGCGCGAAAAAATAGCTTTATTCTGTAATATTGAAGTAGAAAGCGTAATTCCTGCTCTTGATGTTAGTACAATTTATCAAGCTCCTATTTCGTATCATGAATATGGTCTTGATAAACAAGTTTTAAAGCATTTTAAAATTAAATATAAAGTTCCTGATTTACGTACATGGGAAGAAATTGTTGAAAAAATTAATTCACCAAAACATCAAGTAAGAATAGCAATAGTTGGGAAATATAATAGATTAAAAGATGCTTATAAATCTTTAATCGAAGCTTTAAATCATGGCGGTATCGCAAATAATACAAAAGTTACTTTAAGATGGATAAATGCACGAAGCTTGAATGAAGATAATATCGAAGATAAAATGGTTGATATTGATGGCATATTAGTACCTGGCGGCTTTGGGAAAGATGGTGTTCAAGGTAAAATTGTTGCTATTAAATATGCAAGAGAAAACAATATACCGTATTTAGGAATTTGTTTAGGAATGCAACTTTCTGTAATTGAAGCTGCAAGGAATTTACTAGGATTTGAAGATGCGAATTCAACCGAGTTCAATCAAAATACCGATCATCCTGTAGTTGGTCTTATGACTGAATGGCAATTAAATGATGGCAGTAAAAATTTTGTAGACAGTAAAAACATGGGCGGTACCATGCGACTTGGAAGTTATGATTGTGTAATAGAAACTAAAAGTCTTGCTTATAAAATATATAAATCAAACGCAATTAAAGAACGTCATAGGCATCGCTATGAGGTTAATGGAGCTTATATACAAGCTTTCAAAAAACATAAAATAATTTTTTCAGGTATGTCACCTGATAATAAACTACCTGAAATAGTGGAAAATAGAAATAATGACTTTTTTATAGGAGTTCAATTCCATCCTGAGCTTAAATCAAAGCCAACTTTTCCACACCCATTATTTGCTTCATATATAGAAGCAGCAAAAAAATATAATAAGAAGAAAAATGGTTAG
- the kdsA gene encoding 3-deoxy-8-phosphooctulonate synthase, protein MANHVNVGNIKIGNDLPLVLIAGPCQMESRDHAMKMAEHVKKICDRLNMQFIFKTSFDKANRSSLNGKRGIGLENALPVFEEIKKTFNCPVLTDVHTEEQCKIAAEIIDVLQIPAFLCRQTDLLLAAGNTGKVVNVKKGQFLAPWDIKNIIEKVYSTGNKNVLITERGTSFGYNTLISDMRALPIMARFGAPIVFDATHSVQQPGGKGSESGGEREFVEVLARAAIAVGVAAVFMEVHNDPDNAPSDGPCMLKVDNLENLLSLLKKFDTIVKS, encoded by the coding sequence ATGGCAAATCATGTTAATGTAGGTAATATTAAAATTGGTAATGATTTACCGTTAGTTTTAATTGCAGGTCCTTGCCAAATGGAATCTCGGGACCATGCGATGAAAATGGCTGAGCATGTAAAAAAGATATGCGATAGATTGAATATGCAATTCATATTTAAAACATCTTTTGATAAAGCTAATCGCAGTTCTTTAAATGGTAAGAGAGGCATAGGTTTAGAAAATGCATTACCTGTATTTGAGGAAATAAAAAAAACATTTAATTGCCCAGTGCTTACAGATGTTCATACAGAAGAACAATGTAAAATAGCTGCTGAAATAATTGATGTTTTACAAATCCCAGCTTTTTTATGCAGACAAACTGATTTGTTATTAGCAGCCGGTAATACAGGAAAAGTTGTTAACGTTAAAAAAGGGCAGTTTTTAGCCCCATGGGATATTAAAAATATTATTGAAAAAGTTTACTCTACTGGAAATAAAAATGTTTTAATAACTGAAAGAGGTACAAGCTTCGGTTATAATACTCTTATTTCAGATATGAGAGCTCTGCCTATTATGGCCAGATTTGGTGCGCCAATAGTTTTTGATGCAACACATTCAGTGCAACAGCCTGGTGGTAAGGGTAGTGAGAGTGGTGGAGAAAGAGAATTTGTAGAAGTTCTGGCTCGTGCAGCTATCGCAGTAGGAGTGGCAGCAGTATTTATGGAAGTACATAATGACCCTGATAATGCTCCAAGTGATGGTCCATGCATGCTAAAAGTTGATAACCTTGAAAATTTACTTTCACTTCTAAAAAAATTTGATACAATTGTTAAATCTTAA
- a CDS encoding Bax inhibitor-1/YccA family protein, whose amino-acid sequence MKFNQNQSYSYAKTGQIDYHEGLRKYMLRVYNYMGLALAITGLIAMFASSSPAFMQMMYNPMGGMTGLGWLIALAPIGFVMFLSFGLEKMQLQTAQMVFWGYAAVMGLSLSSLFLAYTGESIARVFFITASVFGGMSIYGYTTKKDLTKFGSFLMMGLFGVIIASLVNLFLKSSGLVFVTSLLGTFIFIGLVAYDTQRIKQLYFVLSGNPEGEAKSAILGALTLYLDFINIFIHLLQFLGQRRND is encoded by the coding sequence ATGAAATTTAATCAAAATCAATCTTATTCATATGCTAAGACAGGCCAAATCGATTATCACGAAGGCTTAAGAAAGTATATGCTAAGAGTTTATAATTATATGGGATTGGCTCTTGCAATCACTGGTCTTATAGCAATGTTTGCTTCTTCGTCCCCAGCTTTTATGCAAATGATGTATAACCCAATGGGCGGAATGACAGGCTTAGGTTGGTTAATTGCGCTTGCTCCAATTGGATTTGTAATGTTTTTAAGTTTTGGACTTGAAAAAATGCAATTACAAACTGCTCAAATGGTATTTTGGGGATATGCAGCAGTTATGGGTCTTTCCTTATCTTCATTGTTCCTCGCTTATACCGGTGAAAGTATTGCAAGAGTGTTCTTTATAACAGCATCAGTTTTTGGCGGTATGAGTATTTATGGCTATACAACTAAAAAGGATTTAACTAAATTTGGTTCATTCTTAATGATGGGCTTATTTGGAGTAATCATTGCAAGCCTAGTTAATTTATTCTTAAAAAGCTCTGGTTTAGTATTTGTTACTTCTTTACTCGGAACCTTCATTTTTATTGGCCTTGTAGCGTATGATACCCAAAGAATTAAACAATTATATTTTGTATTAAGTGGTAATCCAGAAGGTGAAGCAAAAAGTGCTATATTAGGTGCTTTAACTCTTTACCTTGATTTTATCAATATATTTATTCATTTGCTTCAATTCTTAGGCCAAAGAAGAAATGACTAG
- the ubiG gene encoding bifunctional 2-polyprenyl-6-hydroxyphenol methylase/3-demethylubiquinol 3-O-methyltransferase UbiG — MTIDLKEIEKFSKLSEEWWNEEGPFKPLHKINPLRINYIKKHVLDYFNITLDNKPFTGLKFLDVGCGGGLISEPMHRLGAEVTGIDASEKNIKTASFHSKKLDLNINYRCIDTISLANEEQKFDCILALEVIEHVSDIKEFLESLVNLLNDNGIIIITTINRTIKSYLLAILGAEYILRWIPIGTHSWKKFVKPSEIINVTNNYNLKVSNMKGMSFNPIKNEWYLSDDLEVNYLITLKR; from the coding sequence ATGACTATTGATTTAAAAGAAATAGAAAAATTTTCTAAACTTTCTGAAGAATGGTGGAATGAGGAAGGTCCTTTTAAACCTTTGCATAAAATTAATCCTTTAAGAATAAATTATATTAAAAAACATGTGCTAGACTATTTTAATATCACCTTAGATAATAAACCCTTTACTGGATTAAAATTTTTAGATGTAGGATGTGGAGGAGGGCTTATTTCTGAACCGATGCATCGTTTGGGGGCTGAAGTTACTGGTATTGATGCGAGTGAAAAAAATATTAAAACAGCGAGTTTTCATAGCAAAAAATTAGATTTAAATATAAATTATAGATGTATAGATACAATCTCTTTAGCAAATGAAGAACAAAAATTTGATTGTATCTTAGCTCTTGAAGTCATTGAACACGTAAGTGATATTAAGGAATTTTTAGAATCACTTGTAAACCTTTTAAATGATAATGGTATAATTATTATTACTACAATAAATAGAACAATAAAATCATATTTACTCGCAATTCTTGGAGCTGAGTACATTCTAAGATGGATTCCAATAGGAACGCATTCATGGAAAAAATTTGTTAAACCTTCTGAAATTATAAATGTAACTAATAATTACAATTTAAAAGTTTCTAATATGAAGGGAATGAGTTTTAACCCAATTAAAAATGAATGGTATTTGTCAGATGATTTAGAAGTTAATTATCTGATAACTTTAAAAAGATAA